The following DNA comes from Thermococcus sp..
TGGTAGCCCGTCTGGAGGGCAACGGTATCGACCTTCGCGACCAGTCTCGAAGTCCTGATGTACGGCCCGGGATCGAGGTCGTATAGCTCTGCGATGGTTTTCAGCTCCCCGGGAGTTGCCCGGCTCTTCTTACCCTTCCCGCCGGCGGCTTTTACCCCGAGTTCCTCCTTCCAGAGGGCGTCCTTTATCATGCCGGCCGTTACGGTGGTTGAGCCACTGCTGTCCCAGTCCATCCCTATGACGTTGTTAAACGCCTGAAACCACACAGGGTCAGAGAGCCTCTCAAGGAGACCCTTCGTGCCGTACTCCTCGACGGCTAAGATGAGAACTAACCTCGTCAGCTTTCTCATCCTCTGGGCGAGCCACGCTGGAACATGGCCGCCGTGGAGGGGCAGATCGGCGACGTTCCTCATCGGAGCTAGTTGGGACTTTGGTGTTTTAACGGTTGTCCCTTAAAATCCTCATGCTTTTTCCTGTTTTTTCGCAAAATGCCCGGGAAAGGCTGTCCCTACGAAAGGGAAAGCCTTTTTACCCCTCGTTTCGAGGAGGGTCTGAAGGTTTAACGCTTACGGAGGGTTGAGAATGGGAGTTGAAAAGGTTCCGAAGTACGACATCCCGACCAAAAAGGTTGACTACGTTTTTATCGAGCTCGACAAGATGAAGCCCCATGAGCAGCTCGTCCAGAAGGAGCTTGAGGCGTTCATCGAGAGCGTAACCGGGAGTGGCATCTTCTGGAAGCCGATGCTCCTCGCCAAGGTTCCAGGGGAGGATATGTACCTTATAGTTGACGGCCACCATCGCTGGGCAGGTTTGCAGAAGCTTGGAGCAAAGAGGGCTCCTTCAGTCATACTCGACTACTTCAGCGACGACGTCAAGGTCTATACATGGTATCCTGCCTTCAAGGGAGACCTCAACGAGGTCATTGAGAGGCTCAGGGAAGAGGGCCTTGAGGTCATCGAGGATCCAGAGGCGGAGGAGAAGGCCGAGAGGGGGGAGATAGCCTTCGCCCTCGTCGGCGAGAAGAGCTTCGCCATCCCCGGCTCGCTGGAGGAGCAGAAGAAGGTAAGCAGGGTTCTCGACGAGATGAGCGTTGAAGGGAAGATAGAGCTCATCTACTACGGCCTCAAGGAGGACGCGAGGGAGGACATGGCCAAGGGCGAGATCGACTACGTCTTCATCAGGAAGGCCCCGAGCAAGGAGGAAGTCATGGAGCTCGTCAAGCGCGGCGAGGTCTACTCGCCAAAGACCACCAGGCACGTCCTGCCCTTCAACCCGGACAGAATAGACGTCAAGCTTGAAGAGCTCTTCTGAAGGTTTTTAAGCTCCCTCCCCTACTTTTTCCGCCGATGAAGATGGATCAACCGGCTGAGCGGTGATGAGCGGTCCAGGAGGCTGAGGCATGGTTAAAGGTTTAATCTTCGACGTTGACGAGACCCTTGTTTACTACGAGGGCTACGACCACAGGAAGTGGTTCGAGGAGCTGGTGAAGCCCGAGCTTGAAAGGGCCGGAATTTTCATCGACTATGAGACCTACAGGAAGACCGTAACCGGTGAACTACCGAGGACTTATGTGAAAAACCTTGGCATAGACCCGGTTGAGATGTGGAAGATAATAGACGGGGTCAACCACAGATACAGGAAGGAGATGCTCAGGCTTGGGAAGGTAAAGCCCTTCCCGGATGTGGATGCCCTTGCCGAGCTCAGAAAGCTGGGCTTAAAGCTCGGTGCAGTTAGCAACGCCACCGAGGAAAACACGAGGCTGGTTCTGGGTGCTTTCGGCCTCGACCGCTATTTTGAGGTCGTTATCGGAAAGGACTACTCCAACCTCGACGGGGTTAAACCCAATCCTTACCTCGTCGAGAAGGCCCTGAAGGCCCTCAACCTGAAGCCGGAGGAGGCCATAATGGTCGGCGACAGCATTCACGACGTTTTGGCCGGAAAGAGGGCCGGTTTAAGGACCGTCAACGTGACGCGCTTTGGAAAGGTTGAGGGTGCCGACTACTACGTGGAAAACCTGTGGGAGCTTGTGGAGCTTGTGAGGGAACTCCTTTCCAAACGTTCCCCTAAGGTTTAACGCCAGCAGTCTTCCGCACGTTCAGTTCCACCCTTACTCAAAGCCCCTGAAAAATCCTTAAATACTTCCGCGCCGATACTATTTTTAGTGGTTACCATGGAAGCGGGCTTCAGATGTGAGAGGTGTGGAGCGCCGCTTGAGGTGTCGCCCGAGACGATAGTGGCCATCTGCCCCTACTGCGGCTTCCCTAACCACATAAGCGGGAACCTGAAAACCGAGAGCATTTTCATAATCCCCTCCGTGAACAAGAACGCCATAGCCAAGGCCTTCTGGGAGCACGTTGAGAAGGACTTCGACCTCAGGAGAATAAAGGACGAGATAGGGGTTGTCGAGATAGAGGGCCACTACGCTCCCTACTGGAGCGGTATCGTCCACGTTTACGGAACGGTTCGCTATATGAGGCGGGAACAGGAGTGCCACACGGACTCCAAAGGAAACACCCACTGCCACACGGTGGAGAGGCACTACACGGAGAGGGTGAACGAAAACATGCACCTGCTCGGCTCGGCGAGAAGGCAGGTAAAGAGCCTCGGCGTGGACGACCTCATAAAGCACTTCTCCAAGACCAGGCCGGAGGGAAAGAGGCTCCTCGACCTCGATGAAGACGAGTGGAGTAAAGTCAAGCTTGAGATCCTCAACACGGAGATGGACGAAAGGCACGCCAAGCTAATGATGAGGGAAGATGCCGTTGACATAGTGAGGAACCGCTTCCTCGACAAGTCGGACAGGATAGAGCTCTTTGATGTTCACACGGACGAGCCCAAGGACGTTAAGCTGCTCCTTCTCCCGATGTGGACTGTCTATTACAGGTACCAGAACTCGATATTTCACGCGGTCTTCGCCGGCTGGGACAGGAAGAGGGTTGCCGCAACCGAGCCCATGAACGTCTTCAGGAGGGCGCAGTATTTGACGGGAGCGGGAATAGGAATACTGCTCGGAGCCTTTGGCTCAGCCTACACCGGGAGCGCTGTGGGAGCGCTCATCCTTACCGCCATAGGCGGTGGAATCGGCTGGTTCTTTGGAAGCAAAGTCCTTGAAGGGCAGAGGGTCGAGAGGGGTGGCTGAGATGGAGGTTCAGTGTCCAACCTGCTCGGCCAAGTTTAAGGTTCCCGACACCGTTAGCGTGGTCACCTGCCCCTACTGCGGGACGACTTTCCATGTCCACACCGGCGAGGAAGCGAAGGAGGAGCACTACTTCTTCCCTCCGATGAAAGAAGACCCTGCAGGAAAGCTCTTGAAATTCCTTTCGAGGCAGTACGGCGCTCCCGCTGACATAGTTGACGCGAAGATACTTGAGAAGAAACTCCACTGGGTCCCGGTTTACTTCTTCTACCTCCACGGAAAGGCCAGCGAGACCGTTGAAGAGGTCGAGTTCCTGGGAATTCCCGCGGGTTCGCCCCTTAAGACACTCCTAATGGACTACCCCTTCCCGGTCAGGGGAAAGAGGTTCTTCGATGAGGCGATGGTGAAGAAGGGAACCTACCACGAGCCCGAGATGAAAAAAGAGGAAGCCGAGGCGATAGCCCGGTCGAGGCTTGAGAACGCCCTGAAAGAAGAGGCGAGGGAGGAAAGCTCCTACCTCGGAAAACCCGAGCTTGAGGTCAAGTTCCAGGGACTCGTTCACTATCCCGTCTGGGAGATAGCCTACGAGTACGGCGGGGAAACCTTCAGGGGCAACTACGTTGACGGAACCGACGGGAGGGTGATTAGGGCCGTTTACCCGCTCATGAGCGAGGCTAGGAAGAAAGCGACACTCCTTGGCTCCGGAGTTATAGGTGCAGGAGTTGTCCTCGGGCTCATAGCCTCGGCCCTCTACTCCAGCGCTTGGGGAATAATAGGCGGCCTCGTCTCCGGAATAGCTGCCGGGGCGGGGATATTCTCAAAGGGTTCGGTCAAGAGAAGAACGGTCAGCGAGGTAATGAGGGTGAGGAGGGGCAACGTCTACTTTAGGAAGGTGTGAGGTGGTAAGATGGGTAAGGAAACCAAGCTTTTGGAAAAGCTTGAGCTCGCCATTCCGGGCTTCCACGGCTACAAGAAGAAGGAGCTTCTGAGGGAGGACGACAGGCTCGTCCGCGGAAAGATTGCCGATTTGCTGGTTCAGGCAAGGAAGGAGATTGAAAGGGCCCTTCAGAGGTGCGCGATGCTCAACTGTCCCCAGCTGGTCGGGATGGACTCGCTCAGGAAGAAGCTCGTCGGCCTTGAGGGCAGGGTGAGGCACGCAGAAGCTGGCTACGCGGGCTACTTCGACAGGATCAAGATAAGGGAGAGAGAAATCGAAATGCTCATAGACTACGACGCCAAGATGATAGACCTCGCCGAGGAGATACTCAGCAAGGCGAAATCGCTTGGCAGTGAGGTCGTAAATCCTCAAGCTCTGGGGCTTTCGGTTCTAGAGCTGGACGACAAGCTGAGGGCCCTTGAGGAGACCCTTGACAGAAGGATGAGCGTCGTGGTGGGTGAGTGAGATGGTGCAGGTTATTGAGTGGGTTAATCCGGGTGAAGACGAAATAATCTGGCGCTATCCAAACGAGGTCATAAAGTGGGGTGCTCAGCTGATAGTCCACGAGTACGAGGTAGCGGTCTTCATGCGCGATGGAAAAGTCTACGACGTCTTCGGCCCCGGAAGGCACACGCTGACGACGCAGAACCTTCCGCTTTTATACAAGCTCGTCGGCGGAAGCAACAGCCCCTTCAAGGCGACCGTAATCTTCGTCAGCATGAAGGAGTTCCAGGGGAGGTATGGCGGAGAAACGCAGACGAGAGAGCTGGCTCCGATAAAGTACTACGGCGTCTACTGGTTCAAGGTCGCCGATCCCGTGCTTTTCATCACCGAGGTCGTCGGCGGGCAGAGCCTCTACGACACGCAGGACGTAACCAAGTTTATCAGGGCTTACTTCAACGAGGGCATGATGAAGCACCTCTCGGCTTACTCAATCGTTGACCTCTTCCAGAACCTCGACATGGTGAGCACGCAGGTGAAGGTCAAGCTCATGGAGGATTTCAGAAGGCTGGGCCTTGAGCTCGTCGATGTGAAGATTGAAGGTGTCAACACGACCGACGAATGGCGCCAGAGGCTCTTCTGGATAATGCAGACGGGCAACGCTCAGGCGGTAATGCAGATGGACACGGCAAAGCAAGTTGCTGCGGAACTTGGAAAGAGCGGGAGCGCTTCCGTCGGAACGGGCATGGTTCTTATTCCACAGCTTATGCAACCCGTCCCACCGGCCCAGCCGGCACAGCCATACGCGGGAACTCCGCCGGCGCAACCGGCTCAGCCCGCTCAACAAGCAACCCCCGCCCAACCGGCGGCCCAGCAGGAAATATGCCCCTACTGCGGGAAGCCGATTCCCAAGGGGGCGCGCTTCTGCCCCTACTGCGGGCACGAGATAAAGCGCTGTCCCAACGGCCACATAGTTCCCGAGGGCGCGAAGTTCTGCCCGGTGTGCGGTGCAAAGATAGAGTAATCACTCCCTTTCTATATTTTTGAGGCTCTTTTTTGCTGGCAGGAAGTTGTAATGGGGGGCAGAATCTTATATTTTCACGAAAATAATTTGCCCGAAAATACTTGAGATCAAGATGGGGGAAGAGAGCATGAAAAGTTTAAATCCCGAATTTCTCCCCTATATAAGCCTTTATCAGCTCTTTCGTCGCGAGAAGGCCCTTAACGTGCGTCCTCTCCATGCCGTGGCTCGCGTGAACCCCTGGCCCGATTAGGGCAACGCGGAAGTCCCAGCCGGCCCTTAATGCTGCAGAACCGTCGGAGCCGTAGTAGGGGAAGACGTCAACCACGTGCGGTATATCCCTCTTCTCGGCAAGCTCTATTAGTTTGGTCGTCATCTCATAGTCGTAAGGCCCGCTGGAGTCCTTTGCCGCTATCGAGACGGCCGTCTCCTTTCCGGCAACACCCTCCCCGACGACGCCCATGTCCACGACGAGGAGCTCTTTAGCGCTCGGTGGATAGCCTGCTGAGCCCCCGTGGCCGACCTCCTCGTAGGGCGAGAAGAAGAACGCCACCGGAAGCTTTTCCAGCCTCTCCGCTCCAAGCTCTAAAAGCAGATCTATCATAACCGCGACGCTCGCCTTGTCGTCCAAAAAGTGGGCCTTGACGAAGCCGTTGACATATTCGAACTTCGGGTCGAAGGCTATGAAGTCGCCGGGCCTTATCCCGAGCTTCTCGGTGTCCTCCTTCTTCTCGACTTCGGCATCAAGCCTTATGTACATGTTCTCCTCCTTCCTCTCCTTTTTGCCTGCGTCTTTGTTGACGTGAACGCTCGGGTTCTTGAGGAGGAGCGTTCCCCTAAACCTCT
Coding sequences within:
- a CDS encoding M42 family metallopeptidase → MERVVEILREILEIPSPTGYTKEVLSQIEKRLNDAGIKTYYTNKGALIAGNHPEPELVIAGHVDTLGAMVKGIFPDGHLSFTRIGGLLLPAFEGEYCTIITRSGKRFRGTLLLKNPSVHVNKDAGKKERKEENMYIRLDAEVEKKEDTEKLGIRPGDFIAFDPKFEYVNGFVKAHFLDDKASVAVMIDLLLELGAERLEKLPVAFFFSPYEEVGHGGSAGYPPSAKELLVVDMGVVGEGVAGKETAVSIAAKDSSGPYDYEMTTKLIELAEKRDIPHVVDVFPYYGSDGSAALRAGWDFRVALIGPGVHASHGMERTHVKGLLATKELIKAYIGEKFGI
- the serK gene encoding L-serine kinase SerK, whose product is MGVEKVPKYDIPTKKVDYVFIELDKMKPHEQLVQKELEAFIESVTGSGIFWKPMLLAKVPGEDMYLIVDGHHRWAGLQKLGAKRAPSVILDYFSDDVKVYTWYPAFKGDLNEVIERLREEGLEVIEDPEAEEKAERGEIAFALVGEKSFAIPGSLEEQKKVSRVLDEMSVEGKIELIYYGLKEDAREDMAKGEIDYVFIRKAPSKEEVMELVKRGEVYSPKTTRHVLPFNPDRIDVKLEELF
- a CDS encoding SPFH domain-containing protein; the protein is MVQVIEWVNPGEDEIIWRYPNEVIKWGAQLIVHEYEVAVFMRDGKVYDVFGPGRHTLTTQNLPLLYKLVGGSNSPFKATVIFVSMKEFQGRYGGETQTRELAPIKYYGVYWFKVADPVLFITEVVGGQSLYDTQDVTKFIRAYFNEGMMKHLSAYSIVDLFQNLDMVSTQVKVKLMEDFRRLGLELVDVKIEGVNTTDEWRQRLFWIMQTGNAQAVMQMDTAKQVAAELGKSGSASVGTGMVLIPQLMQPVPPAQPAQPYAGTPPAQPAQPAQQATPAQPAAQQEICPYCGKPIPKGARFCPYCGHEIKRCPNGHIVPEGAKFCPVCGAKIE
- a CDS encoding HAD family hydrolase codes for the protein MVKGLIFDVDETLVYYEGYDHRKWFEELVKPELERAGIFIDYETYRKTVTGELPRTYVKNLGIDPVEMWKIIDGVNHRYRKEMLRLGKVKPFPDVDALAELRKLGLKLGAVSNATEENTRLVLGAFGLDRYFEVVIGKDYSNLDGVKPNPYLVEKALKALNLKPEEAIMVGDSIHDVLAGKRAGLRTVNVTRFGKVEGADYYVENLWELVELVRELLSKRSPKV